In Anaerobacillus isosaccharinicus, one genomic interval encodes:
- a CDS encoding YidH family protein has protein sequence MENQTHESKYIQQHLANERTYLAWLRTALAIIGIGVLVASLHYNTKTGDNLKDVIVVVLSLYTFMVGLSTIIFSTYNYYRIRKGINSQTFKSSNNIIIYITILMIFTLLFFLSYILFI, from the coding sequence GTGGAAAACCAAACGCACGAGTCCAAATATATTCAACAACACCTAGCAAATGAAAGGACTTATTTAGCTTGGTTACGGACAGCTCTCGCGATTATTGGTATTGGGGTTTTGGTAGCGAGTTTACATTATAATACTAAAACGGGAGATAATTTAAAGGATGTTATCGTAGTCGTATTGAGCTTATATACATTTATGGTAGGACTATCTACAATAATTTTTTCTACATATAATTATTATCGCATTCGTAAAGGAATTAATTCTCAAACGTTTAAATCCTCTAACAACATTATAATTTATATAACGATATTAATGATTTTTACGTTATTATTTTTTTTATCCTACATCCTTTTCATATAG
- the truA gene encoding tRNA pseudouridine(38-40) synthase TruA, producing the protein MNNYMLTIQYDGGRYKGWQRLGSGENTIQGKIEQVLSELVGKQTEIIGSSRTDAGVHAFAQIANVKLDGKHSEMEIKKYLNRYLPQDISIKEVTLVHERFHARYNTKDKTYLYKIWNEDYTNPFMRKFSMHVEKKLNIDNMKIAGQYFIGEHDFTAFSNAKSKKKTMVREIYSLDINENNGFVEIRVRGNGFLYNMVRKMVGTLIEVGLGQIEAEAIPTILHSKERNQTGIMADSAGLYLERIDF; encoded by the coding sequence ATGAATAATTATATGTTAACAATTCAATATGATGGTGGACGATATAAGGGCTGGCAACGGCTTGGTAGTGGGGAGAACACTATTCAAGGGAAAATTGAACAAGTCCTGTCAGAGCTAGTCGGAAAACAAACCGAGATCATTGGCAGCTCTAGAACAGATGCTGGGGTCCATGCTTTCGCGCAAATAGCGAATGTAAAGCTCGATGGAAAACATTCTGAAATGGAAATTAAGAAATATTTAAATCGATATTTACCTCAAGATATAAGTATTAAGGAGGTAACGTTAGTTCATGAACGTTTCCATGCTCGCTATAATACGAAAGATAAAACCTATTTATATAAGATTTGGAATGAAGATTATACAAACCCATTCATGCGAAAATTCAGTATGCATGTTGAGAAAAAGCTTAATATCGATAATATGAAAATAGCCGGTCAATATTTTATTGGTGAACATGATTTTACGGCTTTTTCAAATGCAAAGTCTAAGAAAAAGACAATGGTTCGAGAAATTTATTCTCTTGATATTAATGAAAATAATGGATTTGTTGAAATTAGAGTCCGCGGAAATGGATTTCTTTATAACATGGTTCGAAAAATGGTCGGAACGTTAATTGAAGTTGGATTAGGACAAATTGAAGCAGAAGCAATTCCTACAATTTTACACTCAAAAGAGCGCAATCAAACCGGAATCATGGCTGATTCAGCAGGGCTGTACCTAGAAAGAATTGATTTTTAA
- a CDS encoding response regulator transcription factor encodes MQRFKALVVDDDSNVREIIRIFFKQQQIDLIEADEGPLALELVEKELPDIIILDVMMPKMDGFEVCREIRKKFEIPIIMLTAKTEEFDRVLGLELGADDYVTKPFSPRELVARIKAIFRRIQPKELTIEDKRGGNSYTFDDLSIHIERREVLIRGEKITLRPKEFDLLVYLAKSKGNVFTREQLLEHVWGYDFIGDIRTVDVHIKKLRQKLQSLSKECLQTVWGVGYKFEVEG; translated from the coding sequence ATGCAACGTTTTAAAGCATTAGTTGTAGATGACGATTCCAATGTGCGTGAGATTATTCGTATTTTTTTTAAGCAACAACAAATTGATTTAATTGAAGCTGATGAGGGTCCATTAGCGCTTGAATTAGTTGAGAAAGAATTACCAGATATCATTATTCTAGATGTTATGATGCCGAAAATGGATGGTTTTGAAGTGTGTCGTGAAATTCGAAAGAAATTTGAGATCCCGATTATTATGCTAACGGCAAAAACAGAAGAGTTCGACCGTGTACTTGGCTTAGAGCTAGGGGCAGATGATTATGTTACCAAACCTTTTAGTCCTAGGGAATTAGTGGCTCGCATAAAAGCTATTTTTCGACGGATACAACCAAAAGAACTTACTATTGAAGATAAACGAGGGGGGAATTCATATACATTTGATGACCTTTCTATTCATATTGAACGTAGAGAAGTATTAATCCGAGGAGAGAAAATTACTCTTCGACCGAAGGAATTTGATCTATTAGTTTATTTAGCAAAATCAAAGGGTAACGTTTTTACTAGAGAACAATTATTAGAACATGTATGGGGCTACGATTTTATTGGAGATATCCGAACTGTTGATGTCCATATTAAGAAGTTAAGGCAAAAGTTGCAAAGCTTAAGCAAGGAGTGTCTTCAAACTGTTTGGGGAGTCGGCTACAAGTTTGAGGTGGAAGGCTAG
- a CDS encoding sensor histidine kinase, whose translation MNKSIFRRLLISYMLTIILGIGIVGILMFYFTNSYITNAKQEELLRQGRTVNANIQGTMFIGEDKQETLEFLDHSFDARIWIFNKEGKIIATSTRDEVSIGKAVASSIVERVLVGENVVSRLRFEGLAEPMLSVVVPWGKQDHVYGGIVLHAPLRGLNNIIGKIRETILWATLFGILFSTAMVSYLSWSISRPLQQIDRTAARLAMGDVAERIHIKSEDEIGDLATTINMMATKLEKIEVERQRIDKIRSDFLANISHELRTPLTTMQGFLEALQDGLIEDEGRQRYYDVMYDETTHMNRLVDDLMDLIKLENKEITLSRYQIDPKSILEKEKFKFDREAAEKNVEIDLVIKEPLPKVFIDPIRFEQIINNILKNAVKFTEDGEISITAEAEDHYLLLSVADTGIGISDPDQELIWERFYKVDRGRSRKNKGTGLGLAIVKKLVELHDGRITVQSEIGVGTMFKIWIPSVVKGR comes from the coding sequence ATGAACAAAAGTATTTTTCGCCGCCTCCTAATAAGCTATATGCTTACAATCATATTAGGTATTGGAATTGTCGGAATTCTAATGTTCTATTTTACTAATAGTTATATAACAAATGCTAAGCAAGAAGAGTTACTTAGACAAGGTAGGACAGTTAATGCCAATATCCAAGGAACAATGTTTATCGGTGAGGATAAACAAGAGACATTAGAATTTTTAGACCATTCTTTTGATGCAAGAATATGGATTTTTAATAAAGAAGGAAAAATAATTGCTACTTCAACACGAGATGAAGTTTCAATTGGGAAAGCGGTAGCCTCTTCAATTGTAGAAAGAGTACTTGTAGGTGAAAATGTCGTTAGTAGGCTGAGATTTGAAGGATTAGCAGAGCCGATGTTATCTGTTGTTGTTCCTTGGGGGAAGCAGGACCATGTTTATGGTGGTATTGTTTTACATGCACCACTGAGAGGATTAAACAATATTATCGGAAAAATAAGAGAAACTATTCTTTGGGCAACTCTATTTGGGATACTTTTTTCTACGGCAATGGTTTCTTACCTTTCTTGGTCGATTTCACGCCCTTTACAACAAATCGATCGTACAGCAGCAAGATTAGCTATGGGAGATGTTGCAGAACGTATTCACATAAAATCCGAAGATGAAATCGGTGATCTCGCGACTACCATTAATATGATGGCTACTAAACTAGAAAAAATTGAAGTTGAACGACAAAGAATAGATAAGATCCGCAGTGATTTCTTAGCTAATATTTCACATGAGTTAAGAACACCGTTAACAACGATGCAAGGGTTTTTAGAAGCTCTACAAGATGGTTTAATTGAAGATGAGGGCAGACAAAGGTATTACGATGTTATGTACGATGAAACAACCCATATGAATCGTTTAGTAGACGATTTAATGGATTTAATTAAGTTAGAAAATAAAGAAATTACACTTTCGAGATACCAGATAGATCCGAAATCAATTCTAGAGAAGGAAAAATTTAAGTTTGATAGAGAAGCGGCAGAAAAAAACGTTGAAATCGATTTAGTGATTAAAGAACCATTACCTAAAGTATTTATAGACCCGATTCGCTTTGAACAGATTATAAATAACATCTTAAAAAATGCGGTGAAGTTTACTGAAGATGGAGAAATTTCTATCACTGCTGAGGCAGAAGACCACTATCTTTTACTGTCAGTTGCAGATACAGGGATCGGTATATCAGACCCTGACCAAGAGTTAATTTGGGAGCGTTTCTATAAAGTAGACCGTGGTAGATCTAGAAAAAACAAAGGAACAGGATTAGGTTTAGCCATTGTAAAAAAATTAGTAGAATTACATGATGGGAGAATTACTGTTCAAAGCGAGATTGGTGTTGGCACCATGTTTAAAATTTGGATCCCATCAGTAGTTAAGGGAAGATAA
- a CDS encoding DUF6407 family protein, which produces MTLRQFVLEIIQNVEGFDAKNKNSIKEVIRLAIEDFRFKSRENVEDEGCEVLYLASNVEENLLSKIAGFALGKEEEINIESVYEGYVIVRKY; this is translated from the coding sequence ATGACATTAAGACAATTTGTGCTAGAAATAATTCAGAACGTTGAAGGTTTCGATGCAAAAAATAAAAATAGTATTAAAGAAGTAATAAGGCTAGCGATTGAAGATTTTAGGTTTAAGTCTAGAGAAAATGTTGAAGACGAAGGGTGCGAAGTATTATATCTAGCCTCTAATGTTGAAGAGAATTTACTTTCTAAAATAGCAGGGTTTGCTTTAGGAAAAGAGGAAGAAATAAATATAGAGTCTGTTTATGAAGGCTATGTAATTGTTAGAAAGTATTAA
- a CDS encoding acyl-CoA dehydrogenase, with protein sequence MLFLNPQKFKRQVGDEKTQDLMEKTIAFFEGKGLKCIKEDDQASKWYGDFIEFLKEEEILATLLTPKGYGEETSRFDLSRICDFSELTAFYSLAYQYCYQVTILGLGPIWMSGNEGVKKKTGQLLKEGNIFAFGMSEKQHGADLYSNQMRLYSQENGSYLANGSKYYIGNANKAALVSVFGRIAETDEFVFFVVDPKHERYQLQKKIETSGVRPAYVGEFSIENYPITELDVLSKDRAAWDASLSTVNIGKFQLGFASVGICQHAFYEALNHASERVLYGQKVTDFNHVKDLFTESYSRIIAMKLYALRAVDYFRSSSEDDRRYLLFNPIQKMKVTKQGVEVIDMLLDIVAAKGFEQDTYMELAIRDIGMIPRLEGTTHVNMALVVKFMENYFFHDKDYPDIPTRRDAQDDSNLFKQTTGKLSNVKFPDYRRCYHGVDLPNVVTFLEQVELFREMLYKAPITPEQSKNINYTLHLGELFTLAVYAQLVLENAKLYQVKEHLVDHIFKFMVSDFAQFSLAHLSKFENTAMQEEYLEKMLKRPKINKSQEEKLWEEEVLPLQKQYVF encoded by the coding sequence TTGCTTTTTCTAAATCCGCAGAAGTTCAAAAGACAAGTAGGAGATGAGAAGACACAAGACTTGATGGAGAAGACGATTGCATTTTTTGAAGGGAAAGGTCTAAAGTGCATTAAAGAGGATGATCAGGCGTCAAAATGGTACGGTGATTTTATTGAGTTTTTAAAGGAAGAAGAAATTTTGGCGACATTATTAACACCGAAAGGTTACGGTGAGGAAACATCTAGATTTGATCTTTCCCGCATTTGTGATTTCAGTGAATTGACGGCATTTTACTCGTTAGCTTACCAATACTGTTATCAAGTTACTATTCTTGGACTTGGTCCAATTTGGATGTCGGGTAATGAAGGCGTTAAGAAGAAAACTGGGCAATTATTAAAAGAGGGAAATATTTTTGCCTTTGGTATGTCTGAAAAACAGCATGGTGCAGACCTTTATTCTAACCAAATGAGGCTATACTCTCAAGAGAATGGTAGTTATTTAGCAAATGGATCAAAGTATTATATTGGCAATGCAAATAAAGCAGCCTTAGTATCTGTATTTGGTCGGATCGCAGAAACTGATGAGTTTGTTTTCTTTGTAGTTGATCCGAAACATGAACGATATCAATTACAAAAGAAAATTGAAACATCAGGGGTACGCCCAGCGTATGTTGGAGAGTTCTCCATTGAGAATTATCCAATTACCGAGCTTGATGTTTTATCAAAAGATCGAGCAGCGTGGGATGCATCGTTATCAACAGTGAATATTGGGAAATTCCAGTTAGGGTTTGCTTCGGTGGGGATATGCCAACATGCTTTTTATGAAGCGCTGAACCATGCTAGTGAGCGTGTATTATATGGCCAAAAAGTAACTGATTTTAACCATGTAAAAGATTTATTTACGGAGTCTTATTCAAGGATTATCGCAATGAAATTATATGCTTTACGAGCAGTTGATTACTTCCGATCTTCTTCTGAGGATGATCGTCGTTATCTCTTATTTAATCCAATTCAAAAAATGAAAGTAACTAAACAAGGCGTTGAAGTTATCGATATGCTTCTTGATATTGTTGCAGCTAAAGGTTTTGAACAAGATACTTATATGGAGCTAGCGATAAGGGATATTGGAATGATACCTCGTCTTGAAGGAACTACTCATGTGAATATGGCGTTAGTTGTTAAGTTTATGGAAAATTACTTTTTTCACGATAAAGATTATCCAGATATTCCAACCCGCCGAGATGCTCAGGATGATTCAAACTTATTTAAGCAAACAACTGGAAAGTTGTCTAACGTTAAGTTTCCAGACTATCGTCGTTGTTATCATGGTGTTGATCTTCCTAATGTCGTTACTTTCCTAGAACAAGTAGAGTTGTTTAGGGAAATGCTCTATAAAGCTCCAATCACTCCAGAGCAATCGAAAAATATAAATTATACGCTTCACTTAGGGGAGTTATTTACTCTTGCCGTGTATGCTCAACTAGTCTTAGAAAATGCTAAATTGTATCAAGTAAAAGAACATTTGGTTGACCATATATTTAAGTTTATGGTGAGTGATTTTGCACAATTTTCTTTAGCTCACTTGTCTAAATTTGAAAACACTGCAATGCAAGAAGAGTATCTAGAAAAGATGTTAAAACGCCCGAAGATTAACAAAAGTCAAGAAGAGAAACTCTGGGAAGAAGAAGTATTACCTTTGCAAAAGCAGTATGTATTCTAA
- a CDS encoding CAP domain-containing protein, with protein MKLKRISIYTICLLLLTMVGCNMGPEAQDPDALNPYGVLGDRNQQVVDEYRLNEEEQLMGRGQMEAPMQPFGTISNANTDIPSEKYPHTKAIQIQQAKYKFVVEGGVNVQHGRHGTGQKPGQAATPKQAATPEQQPQAPVEQPQAATPEPAPQQEAPVEQPEAATPQPAQQEEKQQAPTPAAEGISEAAAKVIELTNAERRKNGLPDYQADAQLSNVATVKSNDMQQNNYFSHTSPTHGSPFDMIRDHGVSYSSAGENIAQGQRTPEQVVQSWMNSEGHRKNILSAQFTHIGVGYNEQGHYWTQMFISK; from the coding sequence ATGAAGTTAAAACGAATAAGTATATATACAATCTGTTTACTTTTATTAACTATGGTTGGCTGTAACATGGGCCCAGAAGCACAAGATCCGGATGCCTTAAATCCTTATGGTGTCTTAGGAGATAGAAATCAACAAGTAGTTGATGAATATCGCTTAAACGAAGAAGAACAGTTAATGGGGCGAGGTCAAATGGAGGCACCAATGCAACCATTTGGAACAATATCGAATGCGAACACGGACATACCGAGTGAAAAATATCCACATACAAAAGCAATTCAAATTCAACAAGCAAAATATAAGTTTGTTGTTGAAGGTGGCGTGAACGTTCAACATGGGCGACATGGTACTGGTCAGAAACCTGGCCAAGCTGCTACACCAAAACAAGCGGCGACACCAGAGCAGCAGCCGCAAGCGCCTGTAGAGCAACCACAAGCAGCGACACCAGAACCTGCACCACAGCAAGAAGCGCCAGTGGAACAGCCTGAAGCAGCAACACCACAACCAGCACAACAGGAAGAAAAGCAACAAGCACCTACTCCAGCTGCCGAGGGGATCAGTGAAGCAGCGGCTAAAGTTATTGAGTTAACAAATGCTGAGCGAAGAAAAAATGGATTGCCGGATTATCAAGCTGACGCACAATTAAGCAATGTTGCAACAGTGAAATCAAATGATATGCAGCAGAATAATTATTTTTCTCATACAAGTCCAACCCATGGATCTCCTTTTGATATGATTAGAGACCACGGGGTATCTTACTCATCTGCTGGTGAAAATATCGCCCAAGGCCAACGAACTCCAGAACAAGTAGTTCAATCTTGGATGAATAGCGAGGGGCACAGAAAAAATATTCTAAGTGCACAATTTACCCATATCGGTGTCGGATATAATGAACAAGGGCATTACTGGACACAGATGTTCATTAGTAAATAA
- the rlmN gene encoding 23S rRNA (adenine(2503)-C(2))-methyltransferase RlmN has product MNKPSIYGLTLEELTAWLLKFGHKKGRTLQVWDWLYGKRVTDFSEMVDVHESCIKLLEDHFSIHTMTEHIKQEASDGTIKFLFKLHDGNLIETVLMRQKYGLSVCVTTQVGCNIGCSFCASGLLTKTRDLTSGEIVEQIMMVQHDLDKKGAGGKVTHVVVMGIGEPFDNFNNMVSFLQIIKDQKGLEIAPKNITVSTSGLSEKIYEFTDLNLQVHLAISLHAPNNELRTKIMKINKAIPLEKLMDAMDYYIDKTNRRVMLEYIMLKGINDQEQQALELAELIGDRGKKVSVNLIPYNPVDEHDQYQRSLEDDVFNFHTILRDKGINSSIRQEHGTDIDAACGQLRSKQIKK; this is encoded by the coding sequence ATGAATAAACCATCCATTTATGGATTAACATTAGAGGAATTAACAGCTTGGTTATTGAAATTTGGACACAAAAAGGGTCGAACATTACAAGTGTGGGATTGGCTTTATGGAAAAAGAGTCACAGATTTTTCTGAAATGGTTGATGTTCATGAGAGTTGCATCAAACTATTAGAGGATCATTTTTCAATCCATACAATGACAGAACATATTAAACAAGAAGCTTCAGACGGAACAATTAAGTTCTTGTTTAAACTTCATGATGGTAATTTGATTGAAACAGTTTTGATGAGACAAAAATATGGTCTATCAGTTTGTGTAACGACGCAAGTAGGCTGTAATATAGGTTGCAGCTTTTGTGCGAGTGGCTTACTAACGAAAACCCGCGATTTAACTAGTGGTGAAATTGTTGAGCAGATTATGATGGTACAACACGACCTCGATAAGAAGGGGGCGGGAGGAAAAGTAACTCATGTTGTTGTCATGGGAATTGGCGAACCATTCGATAATTTTAATAACATGGTGAGCTTTTTGCAAATTATTAAAGATCAAAAAGGCCTTGAAATTGCACCGAAGAATATTACTGTTTCAACAAGTGGCTTGTCAGAAAAGATTTATGAGTTTACGGATCTAAACTTACAGGTCCATTTAGCGATTTCGTTGCATGCCCCAAATAATGAGCTTCGCACAAAAATAATGAAGATTAATAAAGCGATTCCATTAGAAAAATTAATGGATGCAATGGACTACTATATCGATAAAACAAATCGCCGTGTCATGTTAGAGTATATCATGTTAAAAGGAATTAATGATCAAGAACAACAAGCGCTAGAGCTTGCGGAGCTGATCGGGGATCGTGGCAAGAAAGTCTCTGTTAACTTAATTCCATATAATCCCGTCGATGAACATGATCAATACCAGAGAAGCTTAGAAGACGATGTATTCAATTTTCATACGATCTTAAGGGATAAAGGCATCAACTCCAGTATTCGTCAAGAACATGGGACGGATATTGACGCCGCTTGCGGCCAATTGAGAAGTAAGCAAATTAAGAAATAA
- a CDS encoding erythromycin esterase family protein, translating into MIKTEQIIDQIAKNAIPLSNKTDLQPLIKAAGKAKYALLGEASHGTSEFYTVRAEITKKLIEEHSFTFIAVEGDWPACYEVNRYIKGIAPEYKNAEDVLKKSFHRWPSWMWANHEMTDLIDWLHTYNRHRDRKVGFYGLDVYSLWESMDAIVNYLEEVKSPDLEKALNAIECFEPFHRKPEQYGISAAFYGEDCMSEIMELLQSIQQNKKTYDNDPEASLNLKINAIAASNAEHYYHTMVTNDNESWNIRDRHMAEALHYIGNYYGSESQGVIWEHNTHIGDARATDMASEGMVNVGQLTREQYGHKNIYSIGFGTHHGTVIAAKKWGTIPEVMTVPKAVIGSWENVVHQAGAFDKFLIFTEENQNLFRDIIGHRAIGVVYHPEFEHHGNYVPSRLSERYDAFIHLDETKALSPLMN; encoded by the coding sequence ATGATTAAGACCGAACAAATAATAGACCAAATCGCTAAAAATGCAATTCCATTGTCTAACAAAACCGATTTACAACCTTTAATTAAAGCTGCCGGCAAGGCAAAATATGCTTTACTTGGAGAAGCAAGTCATGGAACTTCAGAATTTTATACAGTACGTGCAGAGATTACAAAAAAGCTTATTGAAGAGCACAGCTTCACCTTTATAGCTGTTGAAGGTGATTGGCCTGCTTGTTATGAAGTAAATCGGTATATTAAAGGAATAGCACCTGAGTATAAAAATGCTGAAGATGTCTTAAAGAAATCCTTTCATAGATGGCCTAGTTGGATGTGGGCAAATCATGAAATGACTGATCTTATTGACTGGTTGCATACTTACAACCGACACCGAGACAGAAAAGTTGGCTTTTACGGCCTTGATGTGTATAGCTTATGGGAGTCAATGGATGCCATCGTTAATTACTTAGAGGAAGTTAAATCTCCAGATCTAGAAAAAGCATTGAATGCAATTGAGTGCTTTGAACCGTTTCATCGTAAACCAGAGCAATACGGAATATCGGCTGCTTTTTACGGAGAAGATTGTATGAGTGAAATCATGGAACTACTCCAATCGATACAGCAAAATAAAAAGACTTATGATAACGACCCTGAAGCATCCCTAAACTTAAAAATTAATGCGATTGCCGCAAGCAATGCTGAGCACTATTATCATACGATGGTGACCAACGATAATGAGTCTTGGAACATTCGAGATCGGCATATGGCTGAAGCGCTTCACTATATTGGAAATTATTACGGCTCTGAATCTCAAGGGGTTATTTGGGAACATAATACTCATATTGGTGATGCAAGGGCTACTGATATGGCTAGTGAAGGAATGGTAAATGTAGGCCAACTTACTCGGGAGCAATACGGACATAAAAATATTTATTCAATAGGCTTTGGAACACATCATGGTACCGTCATTGCTGCTAAAAAATGGGGCACAATCCCTGAAGTGATGACCGTCCCAAAGGCAGTAATAGGAAGTTGGGAGAATGTAGTACACCAAGCTGGAGCATTTGATAAGTTTCTAATTTTTACTGAAGAAAATCAAAACTTATTTCGTGATATTATTGGGCACAGAGCCATTGGTGTCGTTTATCATCCTGAATTTGAACACCATGGAAATTATGTTCCATCACGCTTATCTGAACGGTATGACGCATTTATCCATCTTGATGAAACAAAGGCTTTGTCGCCTTTAATGAATTAA
- a CDS encoding DUF6254 family protein: protein MTQSKSQEDRQFRARKEAQNPHGKVKSLKRLAKEAKKD, encoded by the coding sequence ATGACACAATCAAAATCACAAGAAGACCGACAATTTCGAGCACGAAAAGAAGCTCAAAACCCCCATGGTAAAGTGAAGTCATTAAAACGATTAGCAAAGGAAGCTAAGAAAGACTAG
- a CDS encoding Na+/H+ antiporter NhaC family protein, which produces MEASWLSIIPFLVVIPIAIFTKEVLPGLIAGLIVGAYLISPSFLGGIQTFLFYVVQALVDENNIQIVVFLYSFAGLVGMIKVTGGIKGFVEKAAEKITTKKQALTITYVSTIGTFIAPTFRFVTITPIMKALLKKVPMSTKELGFVIESTATPLIVLIPVATAFVGYMVSVIQISVENVGGQFEPYSLFIQSIPFNFFAITIILVGIYLSFFHPSHTDAPTEIEEDGKEDEDWHDCHPAVSHDLPTKPWNLIVPIIIVISMTLFLTWWDGAVQGFSFFEAFINANVLQAMVVALLITVFFSIAFYLFQRFTLSGLINSFITGGNDLMSVIVLLSVVWGLSSVTDDLGFTGFITAHTDWIPTMFITPLMFAFGALVSYFIGSAWGTWGILMPLGVSLSLAGDVSLPLIIGAVFASGSFGAFASPLSDDTNTIAKILGLSVMDYARFKLKPALIAAGITIVLYTGVSFLM; this is translated from the coding sequence ATGGAAGCAAGCTGGTTATCAATCATTCCTTTTTTAGTCGTCATTCCAATTGCCATTTTTACAAAAGAAGTTCTACCAGGGTTAATAGCTGGATTAATTGTGGGGGCATATTTAATTTCACCTTCGTTTCTTGGTGGAATCCAAACGTTTCTCTTTTATGTCGTTCAGGCATTAGTTGATGAAAATAATATTCAAATAGTTGTATTCCTTTATTCATTCGCAGGTTTGGTAGGCATGATTAAAGTAACCGGAGGGATCAAGGGGTTTGTTGAAAAGGCCGCTGAGAAAATTACGACAAAAAAGCAAGCCCTTACGATTACCTATGTTTCCACAATCGGTACCTTCATCGCACCGACATTTCGCTTTGTTACGATAACACCGATTATGAAGGCATTATTGAAGAAAGTACCGATGTCTACGAAGGAACTTGGGTTTGTGATTGAGTCTACGGCAACGCCGCTCATTGTTTTGATCCCAGTTGCGACTGCTTTTGTTGGATATATGGTATCAGTCATCCAAATTTCAGTTGAAAATGTAGGCGGCCAATTTGAACCGTACTCGCTATTTATTCAAAGTATTCCGTTTAACTTTTTTGCCATTACAATAATCTTAGTAGGGATATACTTAAGTTTTTTTCATCCATCACATACAGATGCACCAACAGAAATTGAAGAAGATGGGAAGGAAGACGAAGACTGGCATGACTGTCATCCAGCAGTATCTCACGATTTGCCAACAAAGCCATGGAATCTAATTGTCCCAATCATAATCGTTATTAGCATGACACTATTTTTGACTTGGTGGGACGGTGCTGTGCAAGGCTTCTCATTTTTTGAAGCTTTTATTAATGCAAATGTATTACAAGCCATGGTTGTAGCTTTGTTAATTACCGTATTTTTCTCAATTGCTTTTTATCTTTTTCAACGATTTACGCTATCAGGGTTAATTAACAGCTTTATTACTGGTGGGAACGACTTAATGTCGGTTATTGTGTTACTATCTGTTGTTTGGGGGTTGTCCTCGGTAACAGATGATTTAGGGTTCACTGGCTTTATTACTGCTCATACAGATTGGATCCCGACGATGTTTATTACACCATTAATGTTTGCCTTTGGTGCACTTGTTTCATACTTTATTGGTTCAGCTTGGGGAACGTGGGGGATTTTAATGCCTTTAGGTGTATCATTATCGCTAGCGGGTGATGTTTCATTGCCACTTATTATTGGTGCGGTTTTTGCAAGTGGATCGTTCGGAGCCTTTGCATCTCCTTTAAGTGATGACACAAACACCATTGCGAAAATATTAGGCTTGTCTGTTATGGATTACGCTCGTTTTAAATTGAAACCTGCACTCATTGCAGCAGGAATCACTATTGTCCTGTATACTGGCGTTTCGTTTTTGATGTGA
- the hutP gene encoding hut operon transcriptional regulator HutP, which produces MTSFSKDRRIGRLAILLLLSEDNKSEQQELLDQFGWQGCTGKVGSMEAHKVVAAIETTAKKNGVIKSDIYRESHALYHAIMEALSGVTRGQVQIGSVLRTVGLSFSILRGNPYESEEEGDWLAVCLYGTIGAPVKGSEHETIGLGINHI; this is translated from the coding sequence ATGACATCATTTAGTAAAGACCGCCGTATAGGACGATTAGCTATTTTGCTTTTACTTAGTGAGGACAATAAAAGCGAACAGCAGGAATTATTAGATCAATTTGGCTGGCAAGGCTGTACTGGAAAAGTTGGTTCAATGGAAGCCCACAAAGTTGTGGCGGCAATTGAAACAACCGCGAAGAAAAATGGCGTCATTAAATCGGATATTTATCGCGAATCTCATGCGCTCTACCACGCCATAATGGAAGCTTTAAGTGGTGTGACAAGGGGGCAAGTACAAATCGGTTCTGTTCTCCGTACAGTAGGATTGAGCTTTTCGATTCTTCGTGGCAATCCATACGAAAGTGAAGAAGAAGGAGATTGGCTAGCTGTCTGTCTTTACGGAACTATAGGTGCACCTGTTAAAGGTTCAGAACATGAAACAATTGGGTTAGGGATTAATCATATTTAG